Genomic segment of uncultured Methanobrevibacter sp.:
TAAGATTGATGCCATTCATAAGATTATAAAAAGTATTGAAGGTTCCGTTATATTGAAAGGAAAATATGATTTCATTTTCAATGGAAATAGGTTGAAGATTAACAGAACAGGCAATCCTGGAATGACCGTTGGCGGAACTGGAGATGCATTGGCAGGAATTGCCTTAAGTTTACTCTCTCAAGGATTAAGTAGTTTTGATGCAGCGCTTCTTGCTCCATATCTTAATGGAAAAGCTGGAGATTTGGCTTATGAAGCTCAAGGATATGGTTTCGGAGCACAGGACTTGACACAGTATTTAGGTGCTGTTATGAATGGTTTAATTGAATAATTAAATTATATTTTTATAGGGTAATTAATGAATAATAAAATTATTCTTTTTTATTCTTTTTTTAATTTTATTTTTTTTTTTTCAAGTGATTAAATGACTGATTTAGTAAAAGCTATTTTTAGAAACCGGGAGAATAGATTCATCGCTGAAGTGGAGATTGATGGAGAAATAGTTAGGGCTCACTTGCCGAATACAGGCAGATGCAAGGAGCTATTGATTGATGGCGTAACTGTTTATCTTAAGCCAAGCGACAATCCAAACAGAAAGACAAAATATTCTCTTCATTTGATTGAAAACAATGGAGCACTTGTTGCAATGTATTCTCAACAGGCTAGCAAGATTGTCATAGATGCCATCTTGAATGGAAAAGTCAAGGAATTGTCCGGATACGATATTGTAGGGTCTGAAAAGACTATCGGCAATTCAAGAATTGATATCTATTTGGCTAATTTGGATGAGAATGATAATCCAATAGATGAAACCTATGTTGAAGTTAAATCAGTTACTTTAATAAAAGATGGAATTGCACAGTTTCCGGATGCCCCTACTGAAAGAGGCAGAAAACATTTGGAAGAGCTTATTTCACTTAAAAAAGAAGGGATTCGTTCAGTTGTATTTTTCTTGATTGAGCATCCAAACGGAAACAGCTTTAGGCCTAATTGGGAAAATGATCCAGAATTTTCTCAAACTTTGAAAAAGGCATACCATGAAGGTGTGGAAATTCTTGTCTATAAAACAGAAAACACCTTGGAAAAAATAGAGTTGGTCGGAAATTCAATAAACTTTAATTTAGAAAAATAAACTTGATTTGACAAACCTTTTAATATAAAAATCGCTAATTTTGCTTTAAATTTAAAAATAACAAAAAATAGTTTAATAAAAAGTGAGAATAATATGCAAAGGTTTAATTTTTAAAAAAAACATATGTAAAGGGGGTGATATGTAATTGAGTACATATTATTCTCGGATAAATATTTATTTTTTTTTATTTATAAAGTTTTTGCATAATGCTGATTTTCATCTTTTTAATTTTCATTGAAAAATTTATAAATGATATATTATTTCATAAATTTATTGAATTTATTTCAGATATTTAAAAAAAATAGCTTATTTTTGTTTATAAATTAAAAATATCACTTTTATAGGTTAAGTCTTTAAAAAACTCTAAAAAAAGAAATAAGAAAATAGATAAATAAATTATCTATTTAATTTTTGATAGTTAGCAGCTTGGAGGCCGTGGTACTTGATCATCCCTTCGATTTCTCTTTGGTCTGTTTCCTTGTCTTCAAAGGTGATTTGTTCAATGCTGTGTAAGCTGAAAGGTGATTTTCTGCTTAATGGCTGAATGGAACCTTTGAATAATTTCATTACAACTTCACCGCTAACTCTTCTTTGCATATGGTCGAAAGCTTGGTCGAGGTCTTCTCTTAAAGGCTCTTGCCATAATGCTTCGTAAACTAAATCAGCATATAATGTGCTCATGTAATCTGCAAATCTTAATTCATCTACAGTCAATACCAATTGCTCTAAAGCTCTGTGAGCAGCAATCAATAATTTAGCACCTGGAACTTCGTAGGTTTCTCTACTTTTAAGACCAATCATTCTGTTTTCGATGATGTCAACTCTACCTACACCGTTTTCACCAGCAATTTCATTTGCCTTGTTGATAAGGTCTACAAGTCCCATCATTTCTCCATTGATAGCTACTGGAACACCTTCTTCAAATTCAATGCTTACTTTGGTAGGGGTGTCTTTAGCATCTTCAGCAGATTTGGTCCATTCATAGATTTCTTCAGGTGGCTCGTTTGCAGGGTCTTCAAGCACATCCCCTTCAATAGCTCTTCCCCAAAGGTTTTCATCAATACTGTAGATCTTATCATAGGATAAGTTAAGGCCATGCTCTTTAGCATAAGCAACTTCTTCTGTTCTTGTTAAGTTCATTTCTCTGATTGGAGCAATGATCTTAAAGTCAGACATTGATCTGATGATGGCTTCAAATCTGAATTGGTCATTTCCTTTACCGGTACATCCGTGTGCAATTGCAGTTGCACCTTCTTTTTCTGCAATTTCAATGATTTTCATTGCGATTAAAGGTCTTGCAAGTGCAGTGCTTAATGGGTATCCTTCATATTCTGCATTTGCCTTGATTCCTCTTGCAATGTATTCATTAGCAAATTCATCTTTTGCATCAATGATATAATGTTTGCCTGTATTGATCTTGTCTGCAGAATTTTGGGATTTTTGCAATTCCTCTGCAGGTTGACCAACATCAACACATGCAGTCACTACTTCATAATTATATTCCTCTTCTAATAATTTAACACATACAGTGGTGTCTAATCCTCCACTGAATGCAAGAACGACTTTTTCCATATTATCACTTTTTCATTAGTAAATTAATTAATTTTAATTTTAAATTTCATAATTAATATGTAATTCATTATAATTTAAGTTTAAATTATACTTTAACTTTTGTTTTTTATAATATATAGTTTTTAAGTTTAAATAAAATAAAAAATAAATAATTTATTGATTTAGAATACTTATTTTTAAAGATAAAATTAATTGTAGATTAAAGATAAATTAAAGTTATTTTTAAAGATTAAATACTTTTTTAAAAGGCGATTTGATGGATGATTTAAATAGAAACGATTTGGAATTGGAGATTATTTCTTCTGAAAGCGGAGGATTCATATCCGCTAACAGAAACATATTCAATAACATTGAATTGTCAGACAATTCTAAATTTATCATAAATCAAGCCATTAAGGGAACTCCTATGCTTAAGATTGGATATGGGCCTACTAAAGTCATGCTTGTTGCAGGAGTTCATGGGAATGAATTGGCTCCTCAAATTGCTGCTTTGAACTTGATAGATCATATTTATGATTTGGATTTAAATGGAAAGTTGAATGGCACTGTTTATGCCATACCATTTGCATCCCCAAAGAGCACTATGGAAAATTCAAGGTATCTTGATGGAATTGACTTGAATAGGTCTGCTCATTTGCCTCATACAGTTACAAATATAATTCTAAAAAAGGCTAAGGATTTGGAAGTTTCTGCTATAGGCGATTTCCATTCATCTGCACCTAATTCCAATCCAGGTAAAGAAGGAATCTTTTGCACAAAGGTCCCTTGCTCCAAAAGCTATTTCATAGCAGAGCATATTTCCGAAAGGGTAGGTTCTGAAAAGATATTATACCCAAGTGCAGGTGTTCCATTCAAAGGGGCTCTTGAAGATGAGGCGAATCTGATTCAAATTCCCGCAATAACCTGTGAAGTATTGTCAGCTATTGGATATTCTAATGAGAAAATCTGTAAAAGGTCCTATTTGCAGATGAAAGCATTTTTAGAATACTTTGGAATAATCGATTAATTCATCCAAATAATCTATTTAACATATTTAATCTAATTTAACAATTTTAACATATTTTAATCTAATTTTAACAATTTTAACATATCCTACTTTTTTTTTTACTGTAAACTATTTATCATTATTACTTCTCAAATGCTCTCATTTAGTTTATATTAGCTTAAAATCAAATATTTAATATACATACTTGTCTGGAGTGTTTAGAGTATGTTAACTAAATAGGATGTGTTAGTATTTCCTCTTATAAAGGCCATACAATATTTGCATTTATTCTTTCTCTATTCATGTTTTATGATCCTTTGGCTATTGCATTAGCGGTAATCTCAGCAAATATTCCAGACTTTGACCATGAGTTCAAAAGGAATCATGTTCTAACAATCATAGCTCTTGGAGCATTGATTTCATTGTTTCTGTATTTTCTGGGATTGCCTTACTATTTAGGCATTGTGATTATTTTGCTTGGAGGCATGTTCTTGGTTTCAAGCCATAGAGGATTTACCCATTCTATTTTAGGCGCATTTCTCATAACTGTTTTCCTATCACTGTTTCTCTTTTTTGGAATGGGATTGTCTTCCTATGATTTGGATTTAAACAATTCAAGAAACCTAATGATATTATTGATATTGATAATTGCATTGGCATTGCTGTTTCTCAATAAAAGGTTATCTCCTATATTTTTAGTGGCAATTGCCATTTTGGTGGTATCCGTAAATATGGGATTCATTCATCCCTTAAAAATCAACTTGACATTGATTGCATTTTCAATATTCTTTGGCTTATGCAGTCATATTGTATTGGACTCTTTCACCCCTTCTGGAGTAAAGGCGTTCAGTCCATTTAGAGACAAGGAATACCATAAGAAATTTGGTGTTTTACTATTTTTGATTTTAATAGGGATGTTTATTTTATTGTTTCCTAACAAGCTATTGTTTTACCTTAATTTTTTATCTCTTTAATTCCTTCTTTTTCAATAAATTTCTCACTGATTTTCACTTATTTTTTAATATTTTTTTTATACTTAGTATTACTATCGCGGTTTATCCATTAATTTCCATGAAAATTATAAAAAGATTTATAATAAATAATCATGATAAATAATAGTGTTTATAATATATTAAAAAAATTAATTTTTTTACTATCATTATATATAATTTATATGGTGCTTTTATTGCATATTTTTCTGCGCAGGATTTTGTCATAAAAGTGTCATGAATATTTATGATAATTTATCATGATTTGTTATGATTTGTTAAAAAATTTTAACTAATTTTCTACAAATTTTTGACATATTGTAAATATTGTTATAATTTAAAACATTATGGGGTTATTTTAATGTTTTTAAGTAGAATTTATTATGCGATTGCTTATTTAGTGGTTCTTATTTTAGAGATTATCAAATCTACAATAGATATGGCTTTAAGAGTCTTCAAGACTGATGGATTTGAGCCAATTGTGATTGATATTGATACTGAACTAAAAAGACCAATATCCCAAACAATTTTGGCCAACAGCATTACCTTGACTCCTGGAACATTGTCTGTAGACTTGGATAGCGAAAATCAAGTCATAAAGGTTGCAGTCATTGCTCCAAGGGATGTTAAGGACATTATTCCATTTGAACCTTATATCAAGGGAATGCTAGAATAATTTCTAAAAATTCATTTTAATAATTAATCCAAATTTTAAAATGATAAAAATGTAAAATAAGCGGTTTAATTTTCAAATTTATGTTTATTGTGTAAATTTATAATCATAGAATGTGATGATAATGGATATTTTATTGATTTCTGAGTGTTTTTTAATAGTTGCATTGATTGTATTTCTAATTGCAACATTGAGGATTATTACATATAAATCTACATCTATGGGACTTATAGGTACTTCTTCATTCACTTTAGCACTTACTTTGCTACTTATAGCAGTCGGTACAATATTTAATATCGGGTTTTTCAAGGATATTGCTCTAGCATTGCTTCTATTAGGCATTGTTGGAACAATAGCTTATGCAGCAGTTATGAGGAGGGCATAAATGATGTTTGGAATTGATCCTGGTATAATCAATATGATTCAATCAATCTTGCTTGTCATTTCTGCACTTCTGATATTGATTGCAGTAGTAGGTGTTTTAAGAATTGATAGAAACTTAGATAATGTAGTATACGCTAGAATTCATATTTTAGGTATTGTTGACGTTGCAGGAATAATAGCATTCCTTGCTTTAGGTCAGCCTTTATTTGCCCTAATTTATTTATTCCTAGCGCCATTATTGGCTCATGCATTAGCTAATGCTTATTTCCATAGTGAAGATACTCTTAATAATCCAGTACTTAATCCAAATCTTGAAGAGACTTCTGATAAGGAAGAAAATGAAGATGAAACTGATTTGATTGAGGAAGTGATTCTTGAAGATAATTTGGATATGAGTGATGATTCAAGTGAAGAATTAGATGAAAAAAGTGAGGATGATGGCAATGATTGAATATATAGTAATTTTTGTTGCAGTTTTAAGCGCTATTATCGCACTTTTACAAAATGACTTGCTTAAGGCAGCTATTTTAACTGGTATTTCTGGTTTTTGTGTAGCGTTCTTATTCCAGATTTTGCTTGCTCCTGATGTAGCTTTAACACAAGCTATTGTAGAGGGAGCTATTGTGCCAGTATTTATCGCATTAGCTGTTTTAAAAACTAGAAGGGAGGAGGCATAGTTATGATGGATGTTCAATTGGCTTCTTTATTCGCTTCTGGTGCATTTATAATTATTGGACTATTTGCAGCAATCTTCATTGATAATCTAATCAAAAAGATTATTGGTATTGCTTTCATTGAGGAAGGGGTTAACCTATTCCTGATCTGCTTAGGATTTAAAGCAGGTGGAGTCGTGCCTATCTTCTTGCCAGGCATGACTGCAGACTGGTTTGCAGCAAATGCAGCTTATCCTTTGCCTCAAGCATTAGTTCTTACAAGTATTGTAATTGGTGCAAGTACTTTAGCAGTGATGTTGGCTTTGGCTATGGTTTTATACAGAAAGCATGGAACCTTAAGCGTATCTGAAATGATGGGGGATGAAAAATGAATTATCTAATTCCTTTAATGGTTGTCATTCCAATATTAGCTGCTTTAATCGTAAACATATTTGGTGGAAAGGACAAAACAGTTAAGGCCATTTCAATTGTTGTGGCTATTGCAATTCCTGTAATTGCAATCATTGCAGCTGTCGGCATCCAATACTTCGGTGGTCACGACCCAGCCCTTCTTGCAAGCTCACTTCCATCAAACTTGGTCGGCACTCTTGTGGCAAGCTACAATACTGGTATTGTTTATGTCTTTGAAAATATTGAAAGGATTTTCATATTCCTGATGGGCATCGTTGCATTCTTGGCAGTATTGACATACTTCTCTGAGAAAAAGGAAGTGTCCGGCCCTTATTTATACCTTATCTTTATGGGTATAGCATCTGTAACTGCATTGATGTTATCTAACGATATTTTCAATATGTATGTTTTCTTTGAAATTACAGCTTTAACCCAAGTGGGTATCATTATAGCTTCAAGCACTGAAGACAATTATGAAATCGCATTGAAATACCTTATTTTAGGTGCAATAGGCGGACCAATGCTATTGTTAGGTATTGGATTCATACTTGGAACAATTGGTTCAGTAAACATCAATGATATTATATTTGCAATAAGCAACAACTATGTAAACCCTTATGCTCCAAGTTTAGTGATTGGTTTTGCATTGATATTGTTTGGATGGTTATATTCAGCAGGATTGCCTCCATTCCACACTATCAAATCAGCTGTTTACTCAAAAGCAAGACCTAACGGATCTGCAATACTTCAAGGATTTTCAGTATTGTGCATGCTTGCATTTGGTATTGCAATGTATAAGATATTCGCATATATCCCTTACTTCAATACAGCAATAATCGTATTTGCTATTCTTGCAATGGCTTTAAGCATTGCAATGTCTGCAATGGAGGTAGACTTTAGAAGAATGATAGCATTCCTTGCAGTAGGGGAACTTGGTTTCATTGCATTAGGTTTTGGTATAGGAACACAATATTCAATTGCAGCGGCATTGTTCCAGGCAGCAAATGAAATTGTCATAACTGCATTATTATTTATCGGATTCGGTACTGTCTACTACCTTACAAAAACATCCGATACAAGAAAGTTAGGTGGATTGATTGCAGTTGATTCAAAGATGGCAATAATGGTATTGCTTGGAGGATTCGCTTTAGCAGGTGTTCCACCATTCAACGGTTTCCAAAGTAAATTGATGCTTGTGCAAGCTGCATTGGATGCAGGATACACTGAACTTGCAGTACTTGCAATCATTGTAAGTGTAGTGATATTCTTTACCTTCGTTAAAGCATTCCATACAGTATACTTGCAGCCTAAGCCAAAAGACTTGAAATTTGCTCATGAGAAGATTCCAAAGGCTACTGTTTTCTCTGTAGCTGTATTGCTTATAATCTGTTTGGCTTTAGGTATTTTCCCAAATATAGTAACTGATGTATTCATTCCATTTGCAGGAGGATTGATCTAATGGCTTTATATCAAAAATTCCTAGACTCAATAAAAGGACTTAAGTCAAGCTTATCTAAAGACCCTACAACTATGGACAATGTTTCAGGTGCAATAGCTGCAGAATTCCTGATATTCGTTTCATTGATACTTGCAGCATTATTGCTAAGGCATGTCAGTGTAGTTGCTTCAATTGTTGTAGTGATTTTAGTTGCAATTTTATTCTTTACAAACATGCCTCTTGCAGGAAAGATAAAATCCGAGCAATCAGATTCCTTGGAAAAAATGACATTCTATGTTGTGGTGGTTCTTGGAATTTTAGTTGCAGTAATTTATTGGGGGTTAAGATATGTCTGATAAAATTACTAGTGTTAGATCACTCATTATGGCATTGGCAGCAATCCTTTTTGCATCAACCTTGTTCGATGCAATCTATGGATTCAAGAACTTGATTCAACCTGGAATCAGCTTGGTTTACAATGCTATCGGAACACAGCTTGCTCCAAACATGGTTACACTTGTTGTATTCGATTGGAGAGCTTTTGATACTTTAGGAGAA
This window contains:
- a CDS encoding metal-dependent hydrolase encodes the protein MFAFILSLFMFYDPLAIALAVISANIPDFDHEFKRNHVLTIIALGALISLFLYFLGLPYYLGIVIILLGGMFLVSSHRGFTHSILGAFLITVFLSLFLFFGMGLSSYDLDLNNSRNLMILLILIIALALLFLNKRLSPIFLVAIAILVVSVNMGFIHPLKINLTLIAFSIFFGLCSHIVLDSFTPSGVKAFSPFRDKEYHKKFGVLLFLILIGMFILLFPNKLLFYLNFLSL
- a CDS encoding monovalent cation/H+ antiporter complex subunit F — protein: MDILLISECFLIVALIVFLIATLRIITYKSTSMGLIGTSSFTLALTLLLIAVGTIFNIGFFKDIALALLLLGIVGTIAYAAVMRRA
- a CDS encoding cation:proton antiporter subunit C; the protein is MMDVQLASLFASGAFIIIGLFAAIFIDNLIKKIIGIAFIEEGVNLFLICLGFKAGGVVPIFLPGMTADWFAANAAYPLPQALVLTSIVIGASTLAVMLALAMVLYRKHGTLSVSEMMGDEK
- a CDS encoding Na+/H+ antiporter subunit E, with the translated sequence MFLSRIYYAIAYLVVLILEIIKSTIDMALRVFKTDGFEPIVIDIDTELKRPISQTILANSITLTPGTLSVDLDSENQVIKVAVIAPRDVKDIIPFEPYIKGMLE
- a CDS encoding succinylglutamate desuccinylase/aspartoacylase family protein, whose translation is MDDLNRNDLELEIISSESGGFISANRNIFNNIELSDNSKFIINQAIKGTPMLKIGYGPTKVMLVAGVHGNELAPQIAALNLIDHIYDLDLNGKLNGTVYAIPFASPKSTMENSRYLDGIDLNRSAHLPHTVTNIILKKAKDLEVSAIGDFHSSAPNSNPGKEGIFCTKVPCSKSYFIAEHISERVGSEKILYPSAGVPFKGALEDEANLIQIPAITCEVLSAIGYSNEKICKRSYLQMKAFLEYFGIID
- the sfsA gene encoding DNA/RNA nuclease SfsA; translation: MTDLVKAIFRNRENRFIAEVEIDGEIVRAHLPNTGRCKELLIDGVTVYLKPSDNPNRKTKYSLHLIENNGALVAMYSQQASKIVIDAILNGKVKELSGYDIVGSEKTIGNSRIDIYLANLDENDNPIDETYVEVKSVTLIKDGIAQFPDAPTERGRKHLEELISLKKEGIRSVVFFLIEHPNGNSFRPNWENDPEFSQTLKKAYHEGVEILVYKTENTLEKIELVGNSINFNLEK
- a CDS encoding DUF4040 domain-containing protein; translated protein: MIEYIVIFVAVLSAIIALLQNDLLKAAILTGISGFCVAFLFQILLAPDVALTQAIVEGAIVPVFIALAVLKTRREEA
- a CDS encoding EhbH, which encodes MSDKITSVRSLIMALAAILFASTLFDAIYGFKNLIQPGISLVYNAIGTQLAPNMVTLVVFDWRAFDTLGESLILVTAVLVVLLVFGKGKILDKNINADMNEGDDE
- a CDS encoding energy-converting hydrogenase B subunit G EhbG; amino-acid sequence: MALYQKFLDSIKGLKSSLSKDPTTMDNVSGAIAAEFLIFVSLILAALLLRHVSVVASIVVVILVAILFFTNMPLAGKIKSEQSDSLEKMTFYVVVVLGILVAVIYWGLRYV
- the ehbF gene encoding energy conserving hydrogenase EhbF; this translates as MNYLIPLMVVIPILAALIVNIFGGKDKTVKAISIVVAIAIPVIAIIAAVGIQYFGGHDPALLASSLPSNLVGTLVASYNTGIVYVFENIERIFIFLMGIVAFLAVLTYFSEKKEVSGPYLYLIFMGIASVTALMLSNDIFNMYVFFEITALTQVGIIIASSTEDNYEIALKYLILGAIGGPMLLLGIGFILGTIGSVNINDIIFAISNNYVNPYAPSLVIGFALILFGWLYSAGLPPFHTIKSAVYSKARPNGSAILQGFSVLCMLAFGIAMYKIFAYIPYFNTAIIVFAILAMALSIAMSAMEVDFRRMIAFLAVGELGFIALGFGIGTQYSIAAALFQAANEIVITALLFIGFGTVYYLTKTSDTRKLGGLIAVDSKMAIMVLLGGFALAGVPPFNGFQSKLMLVQAALDAGYTELAVLAIIVSVVIFFTFVKAFHTVYLQPKPKDLKFAHEKIPKATVFSVAVLLIICLALGIFPNIVTDVFIPFAGGLI
- a CDS encoding argininosuccinate synthase, translating into MEKVVLAFSGGLDTTVCVKLLEEEYNYEVVTACVDVGQPAEELQKSQNSADKINTGKHYIIDAKDEFANEYIARGIKANAEYEGYPLSTALARPLIAMKIIEIAEKEGATAIAHGCTGKGNDQFRFEAIIRSMSDFKIIAPIREMNLTRTEEVAYAKEHGLNLSYDKIYSIDENLWGRAIEGDVLEDPANEPPEEIYEWTKSAEDAKDTPTKVSIEFEEGVPVAINGEMMGLVDLINKANEIAGENGVGRVDIIENRMIGLKSRETYEVPGAKLLIAAHRALEQLVLTVDELRFADYMSTLYADLVYEALWQEPLREDLDQAFDHMQRRVSGEVVMKLFKGSIQPLSRKSPFSLHSIEQITFEDKETDQREIEGMIKYHGLQAANYQKLNR
- a CDS encoding cation:proton antiporter; this translates as MMFGIDPGIINMIQSILLVISALLILIAVVGVLRIDRNLDNVVYARIHILGIVDVAGIIAFLALGQPLFALIYLFLAPLLAHALANAYFHSEDTLNNPVLNPNLEETSDKEENEDETDLIEEVILEDNLDMSDDSSEELDEKSEDDGND